The proteins below are encoded in one region of Knoellia sp. S7-12:
- a CDS encoding ABC transporter ATP-binding protein encodes MSTPVLDIQGLAFAYPDGHQALFGVDLHVHRGERVALLGPNGAGKTTLVLHLNGILEAGAGTVTVSGLPVVRENHLEIRRRVGIVFQDPDDQLFMPTVRDDVAFGPANLGLRGGELQNRVDAALTAVGMKDFADRAPHHLSYGQRRRVAIATVLAMEPEILVLDEPSSNLDPTSRRELGELIQSLDVTVLMVTHDLAFALQLCERSVILSDGIVAADGVTRALLKDDALLAAHRLELPWGFSG; translated from the coding sequence GGGCCTGGCCTTTGCCTACCCCGATGGCCATCAAGCCCTGTTCGGTGTCGACCTCCACGTCCACCGCGGTGAACGGGTGGCCCTGCTCGGGCCCAACGGCGCCGGCAAGACCACGCTCGTGCTCCACCTCAACGGGATCCTGGAGGCAGGGGCTGGCACCGTCACCGTCTCGGGTCTGCCGGTGGTTCGGGAGAACCACCTCGAGATCCGTCGTCGGGTTGGCATCGTGTTCCAGGACCCGGACGACCAGCTCTTCATGCCCACCGTGCGGGACGACGTCGCCTTCGGTCCGGCCAACCTCGGACTGCGTGGTGGGGAGCTGCAGAATCGCGTCGACGCGGCCCTCACGGCCGTGGGCATGAAGGACTTTGCCGACCGGGCACCCCACCACCTGTCGTACGGTCAGCGCAGGCGGGTCGCCATCGCGACGGTGCTGGCGATGGAGCCCGAGATCCTTGTGCTCGACGAGCCCTCGTCCAACCTCGACCCCACCTCACGACGCGAGCTGGGGGAGCTGATCCAGTCGCTCGACGTCACGGTCCTGATGGTCACCCATGACCTGGCTTTCGCGCTGCAACTGTGTGAGCGGTCGGTCATTCTGTCCGACGGGATCGTGGCGGCTGATGGGGTCACCAGGGCACTGCTCAAGGACGACGCCCTGCTCGCGGCCCACCGCCTCGAACTGCCGTGGGGCTTCTCGGGTTAG